A part of Aegilops tauschii subsp. strangulata cultivar AL8/78 chromosome 2, Aet v6.0, whole genome shotgun sequence genomic DNA contains:
- the LOC109755508 gene encoding uncharacterized protein: MDFVEGLPKSEGCDSIMVVVDRLTKFAHFVPLHHPSTTVQVARAFWEHIIKLNGVPRSIVSNRDKIFTTAIWRELLAAAGTKLLYSTSYHPQTDGQTERLARAEACFKKQADCHRAECAFDVGEQVLLKLQPYVQSSVVNCSYRKLSYKFYGPFMVAEQIGTLAYRLQLPADSRIHPAFHVSQLKTYTYVFSELPQIPDLVTGDVEPVAIVEHRMMKKGDVQVIQLQVQWSNRPQTATTWEYYDILKERYQSACIWEGAPSEDRANVTPADDDLQRTASAVQLTAVN, encoded by the exons ATGGATTTCGTCGAGGGTCTTCCCAAATCCGAAGGCTGCGACTCCATCATGGTCGTCGTCGATCGGCTGACCAAGTTCGCACACTTTGTGCCGCTCCATCACCCCTCCACGACGGTGCAGGTGGCCCGCGCATTTTGGGAGCACATCATCAAGTTGAACGGTGTCCCTCGCTCCATCGTCTCCAACCGGGACAAAATCTTCACTACCGCGATATGGCGGGAGCTGCTCGCAGCGGCCGGCACCAAGCTCCTGTACTCCACCTCCTACCACCCCCAGACGGATGGCCAGACGGAACGA CTTGCCCGCGCCGAGGCGTGCTTCAAGAAGCAGGCCGATTGTCACCGTGCAGAGTGCGCGTTTGACGTCGGGGAACAAGTCCTCCTCAAGCTGCAGCCGTACGTGCAGTCATCGGTTGTCAATTGCTCCTACCGGAAGCTCTCCTACAAGTTCTACGGTCCATTCATGGTGGCCGAACAGATCGGCACCCTGGCGTATCGTCTTCAACTACCGGCGGACAGCCGCATCCATCCGGCATtccacgtttcgcagttgaagactTACACTTATGTTTTCTCTGAGCTGCCGCAAATACCGGACTTGGTCACCGGCGATGTGGAACCAGTGGCCATCGTGGAGCATCGCATGATGAAGAAAGGGGACGTGCAAGTGATCCAGCTACAAGTTCAGTGGTCCAACAGACCCCAGACGGCCACCACCTGGGAATACTACGACATCCTCAAAGAGCGCTATCAATCAGCCTGCATTTGGGAGGGAGCTCCATCAGAAGACAGAGCCAATGTCACGCCTGCAGATGACGATCTGCAGCGGACTGCAAGTGCAGTTCAGTTAACTGCTGTTAACTGA